The genomic region AGCTGGCGCGGCATTGGCTTGGCTTCGGCCAACGCGGTGTGTCCCAGATAAATCGAGGCCACGATGCGATCCGACGGGTCCAGTCCGAGATAGCGCTTGACCTCGGGATCGTGGACCATTTTTCCCGTTCGCCACATCGCCGCTAAGCCGCGGGCGTGCGCCGCCACCAGGATATTTTCGACCGCGGCGGCGGTGGCCGCAAAATCTTCCTCCGCCATTTCCGGATCGTCCGCCGTCCGCGTACTGACCACTATCACGAGCGGGGCTCGCTTGAGCTTGCGCACCTCGTTATCGATGATCTTATCGCGCTGCGCCGGCTCCGCTTTGGCCGCCGTTCGCGCGCCCCAGAAGCGACCCAGGTGCTCCAGCCCGTCGCCTTCCACGATCGTGAAACGCCACGGTTCGGTCAGGCGATGGTTGGGCGCGCATGTCGCCAACTCGATCAGCTCCTCGACCACTTCGCGCGGAACCCGGCCTTCCGCTAGAGGCATGCTGCGCCGCGTCCGTATCGCTTCAATCGCGTCCATAAACCGGTCCTTTAAGTCAGTTACCGCCAGTAAAATACAAATCTTCCCGTCAAGCGGAGTCAAGTTTATCAGAATGGGGCGAGGAGTCGATCCGCGGACAGGTCAAGGGCCGGCGACTAGCCCCTGCAATACGAACTGCGCGGCCGTCCCGCCCGTGAGCACAAGAGGCGGGTTAAAAGTAAAAACGTTACTCGTGTCTGGCGTGTTGACGGTGACGCTACGCGTTCCAGCGACTGTGGTTGCCTCGAGGGTTAGCCAATGGAACATCGAGGGGTCGCTTACCGCGATTGTCAGGTTGGCTATCTGCTGGCTGGCTCCCGGACTAGCGTTGAGCATGAAAGTG from Candidatus Binataceae bacterium harbors:
- a CDS encoding nitroreductase; translated protein: MPLAEGRVPREVVEELIELATCAPNHRLTEPWRFTIVEGDGLEHLGRFWGARTAAKAEPAQRDKIIDNEVRKLKRAPLVIVVSTRTADDPEMAEEDFAATAAAVENILVAAHARGLAAMWRTGKMVHDPEVKRYLGLDPSDRIVASIYLGHTALAEAKPMPRQLTSVIRWIDGAQA